Genomic window (Canis lupus dingo isolate Sandy chromosome 6, ASM325472v2, whole genome shotgun sequence):
TTCCACAGCCACTTGTGCAGAACTTCTCAGAACAATCCTGTTTCTCGTTTGCGCTGCCGCTGCCGCCCTCTTAGCCTTTTGAGACCATGCACCCATATCTGCGCCCTTTCTCGGGTCACCCTACTGCCACCCCGAGGCCTGGCCGCTCTGTGGCCTCCCAGCCCGCTCCTCTGGCAGCACCGGCAGCTGGGTGTGGGAGCGAGGACAAGGCGCGTTTGCTCTGGCGCTAATGTGTCTTCTGCGTGTTGTGTCACTCACGAGGAAGGGCCTGCCCCTGACCCTAGCCAGGTCCCAGGAAGCGGCATTGGTCATGGAGCCTGCAGATGAGCCAGGCTGGAGCCTTGTGCTTACCCTAATGTCCCCGTTCACCCGCGTGAGCGAGGAACGTGGCAGAGGCAGTCAGGTGGGGGCTCTTCCTGCCCGGGCCGCCGGCCACATCAGCCGCAGACGGGCAGAGAAAATACCAGATGCACATACTTTGGAAAGCCAGCTGGTGAGCCTGGAGTGTGTCTTACAGTGGGAGAGGGCGGGAGCCCGGGGAGCAAGTGGAAACCACAGCCAGGTGCTCCCTATGTTCTGTCTTGTTTCTGCCCCGgtgagaggtgggagggggagccTCAGGAGTGCAGTGACATTAGAAGACCAGCTCCACAGAGCTGAGGGGAGAgtcgccccgcccgcccgcggccgcAGAGCACTCACTTGCCAGCTGGAACGCGGCAGCCATGGCCTCCTCCCAGCACTGAGAATCGGGCGACATCAGCGACAGGCCCGTCAGCCCCAGGACGTAGGTGAGTTGCCCCACAGCAAGCGCTGCCGTGGCCACCAAGTTGCAGGCACGCATCATGTCAAACTGCACTGAGAAAGACGGGAGAAGACAAGTGGTCAGCTCCTGCCTCCGCCTGCACCCTGGACCTTGCGGACCTGCTCTCCCTGGCTCcttgctccctgctccccctcccacaccccaccccagagCTGGGCACACGGGAGATGCGCTGCCAACATCGGGGAGTCGGGGCTGCTGCCGCGAGGGGCCCAGGGAGACACACAACTTCCCCGCTGGATAGCAGAGCGCCAGGCTGCACGAGCGCACCTGCCGAGAAGTCAGGCCCTTCCCCACGAAGCCCCTGCCAGGAGAGCAGGGCGGACCCTGGCCTTCCAGGCCTtgccccacccagccccaggctGCACAGTGTCTGTGACTGTCACCCATAGCCAGGCAGGCCTTCATGCTTCGTGCCAGAGGAGCCCAGAGTGAGCCGAGGTGGTCCACCGCGTCCTGCCACTGCGTGCGAGCAGCTTCCTCCTCCCCGTTGTCTTTCAGAGGCTGAGGGGTCTTGCCCTTTGCGGATCCCAGGCCATTCCCTGAGGCCAGCACTGACACGGGCAGGGCTGCAGCAGCAGAGGCCTGGCCACTAGGAATCAGGGTGGCCTTGAGGGCAGAGAGGGGCTGCTGGAGGATGACAGTCCCCACCTGCTGAACATCTTGCAGAGCCAGGGGACTGGCTGACCTGCCTGCCTTTGGAGGCCACGCTCTTACGCTCTTTCTGGGGTCTTCCCATCCTGTTTTCTGCGCGGTTAGTTTTAACAACATGTGATCACATACAGGTTCTGACGCCCTCAAAGATGGTCGCGCTGGGGAGGTGGATGTGACCTTAGAGACGAGGGGTGGTGAACACAGTGGGGGCACTCGGGTTCAGAGCCGGCCTGGGAAGTGCAAGATTCCCCAGCGTGGCCATGCGGGCAAGGAAAGTCACCCAAGTGCACGGAGGGGTCCTGGCCCCAGAGCCAGGACTCCGCCCTCCCCCTTCCGCCCAGCTGTGTGTCCTTCCTGGTGCTCTGAGCACACACCCCAAGCCACACGCCCTGGCTACCCACAGTCCCCCGTGGCATTCCCCACCCCATCAGCCTCCAACCCCGCGGACGTGAAGATGTCGGAGGGTGAAGGATAAGCACTACTGCCCACAGACCCACCACCTGCCTGAGAAGACTGCCCTGTGAGCCACGCTACCTCTGCCAGTCACCTGGAGGGGACCGGCTGGCGGAGCATCACCATGCGCGTTACGGGCTGTCATCACCGTGTGCGTAGCCTGGGCAGTAGCACCCCACGAGAACATGGCTCAGGGCTCTGGCTGCGCAGAGTGTGATGCACACCctcccaaccccagccccagtgCTTTTGGCCTCCGTGGTGAGACACCTCGCCCCCCACGGGGCAGAGAGCCGTGACACCCCTCAGGGCAGGGCACCCAAGGTTGAACTACATGTTTACTCACCCCCAACCTCACTTTAGAAAAGGAGGTTGGGGTGCCCGATGGAATGTCTGGAATCTGGATCGGTGAAGAATGCCTGGAGGGTAGGACTGACTGGGACAGGGTTGTGAGGTCTCCTCCGGAGCCAGAGGGAGCCGAGAACGACCTCCCATGTGCCGagtccccacccctcctccagagGAGAGCCACCTGAGCCATGAACCATTCCAATGGCCACACGCTGCCCAGGGCGGCAGGCAGGAAGATCCTTGTGGTCCTGGGGGACAGGACCGCCTGTGCCTTGTCACTTGAGACCCCTCCTGCTGAGTTCACCGTGTCAGCTGGTGGTCCCTCAGCACACTGGCTCCATGAGCACGGGGTGGCTCTGACTCTGAGCCTACGGAGCGctgccaggaccccgggggcaGGGCAGACAAGCATGTGCACCATCCCCGGCTGctggccccaccccctgccaggacCTCTGCAGTCTCTAGGacagcctgactctggggcctgaGACGGGGAGCTCGGGATGGATTGTGTCAGGCCTGTCACGGATCAGGATGATTGTGGAGCCTGCGGCGTGGTGTGGACAGGTGTTCAGTGCTGAGCCAGCACCACCCACTCCCTTCTCCCCCGTCCCTCCACCCAGCCAAGTGGCAGCGCACCAGGGGGCTGGGGTTTTCCCTGAGAGCCGGAGACTGCATGCTGGCCTGATGTGAAGCGACAGGTGCGGGCCCAGAAACAAGGTGTTGGGAATCCCTGCGCCGGGAGGACGGGCAGCGTGCAGATTAGCCCAGCTCACAGCTCCCGTGGTCCTACTGCTCATACTACACGGACCAGGTGAGGAGTGTGTCGGCAATTCCATCTCCCTCACGAGAACCTTCCATAAATGTGTCCCTCAGTTGGAGCAAATGTCTGATGCTCTGAAGTTCAGGAAGGATCAGCTGCCACAGATGTGTTACCAGTGGTGAGGACGTTGTAGAAGTCCTACAGAGAGCTTATCATGTGTTCAGGGAGGGACAGCGGGTGGATGGCCAGGACACGTGGCTGGCCGGGAGGGAAGGAGGGTCACACCTCTGGAGGCGGAACACATCCCGACCCTCTATCCTCCTGGCCTCAGCAAGGGGGCAAAGGGTATGGACGCCTGGGGAGCGCACCTGCTTGACCGTGACCCCCGGGCAGGGGCTGGACATCTCTGGGACAGGGTGACGCAGAGCCCACCCTAGATTCAGGGTCACTGGCTTTCATGACTCCTCGGTGCGGTGCCAGGACCCCAGGCCACTGCTCTCCACCAGCAAATCCCCCTGGACCCAAGCTCAGCTGCACCGGCTTTTGAGTGTGTGGAAAAGTTTGAAAGCACTTCTTGccaaggaggtggggggggtggctggCGGGCACAGGCCCTCCCTGACAGAAGAGCCCCACACTGCAAGGGGCTCTGAGTGGACAGACTGGGCTTGCCTCCCCCAGGGACCTTGGCTGAGCACGTGTGTCCTGCAGCCTCCACCTGTGTGGAATTGGACACCACCAGCCCCACCCCCTTGAGGGTCAGGGCTCCAAGCACGTGGCAGGTGGGGACACTCACGCACCGAGCACAGAGCTCGCATGTGCTATTTGAGGACTTTGTGGACACTCTGTGAGAGCAGTTAGCAGCGCCCCTACTATGCCCTCTGGTTCTCTAAAGGACAAGCTGTCTCCTGCCGATCTGTGAGTTAGACCCTCATCCACTGCTTCAAAGGGAAACCTCTGCCTGTCAGGCACTGTGACCATGCAGATGACACGTTAGGTGACAAGGGCCTTACTGTGAGCCTTCGCACTTGCACCCTCAAACCTGACCCTGCGGTCAAAGCTCAGTTCGCACCTTCCAGAGCAGTAAACAGACCCCCCCGTCAGTGACCAGCCGGAGCCAGGACAGGACAGCGAGGGCCTCTGCTCTCCAGAGCCACTGCCCTGAGCCCCTTGTCTGCCCCCATGGCTGGTCTCCTCCCGGAAGTCCTGCCTCGATGACCCTGACAACTGTGGAATGAAGTCAGAACTCAGCCACGTGTGTTTAGGCTTCTTGGTTATTGTATCACTAACAGGGTGTCTCTTCCCCCAAGAAAAGTGGATCTTCCTTGATCTGGTAAATGTGTCTGCCCTCTGCTGTgtgtggaggcagagaaaagcCCCACACCCACACAGAAGAATTCTGTCCTAAAGGAGCCAGGCGCGGGGCTCAGGGCCTGCCCGGTTACCCATCACCAAACTCATGCCCCACGCCCACCTTGTGCTGTCAGAACTAGTGGGCCCTGACCCCCCTAAAGGAGGCATAAAAATAAGCAGACTTACGTTTGACGGTGCCTCGAGCCTCCTGGAAGCCTGCCGCCTCAGAACCCCAGCCCAGAGCCTCACAGTCCCGTGCCTCTGCCTGCCCTGGCCGGGGCCCGGGGCTCGGCCCTCCCCGGGCCCTGTCTGCCAGCCAGCAGGACTTCCAGAGCCCCACGCTCCGCTTGCGCCCGTCCTCCAGCGTCTGGTATACCCAGTTTGGGGTGAAGGCCGCCACGTTGTTGAGGACAAGAGAGACCAGGGCCACCAACACTGCTGTGGCCACCAGTTTCTGGACAGTCATCGCTGACCACTGTGCTGTCTGCTTGTCGTGGAGAAAGTCCCAGCCCCGGTCAGCTGCTGTGGCCAGGGAGAGCCGAGACCAGCTAGGGGCTGCTAGAGGACATCACCGCTCATTCTCAGAGGCATCGGGAAGGCCCACGTGACAGGTGCAGGTGAGCTCACCTCGGGCCCTCCTTACCCTCCCTCCTGCACCTGGAGCACAGCCAGGCCTGAGCTGCAGCCAGCCTCTCGGCCCATCCTGGGGACGAAGCCGGGACACCAGCGACAGCCCAGAGTCGTGTGTGCGCCGTCTTCCTGGAAAGCGAGGCCTCTTCTCCCCACAAGAAACCAGAGAGGTGGGTGGCAGCACGGAGATCTGTGCCGCGTCTCTCCTTTGAACTGGCTCGACGGAGCAAACCAGCAGCCAGGCTCTGAGCGGGCCGGTGGAGCTGTGCTGGGAGCCGCTCGGCCTCTCGCTGCAGGAGCCCCTGCCCTGTGCCTCTGCCACGAAACAGCCGGTCCTGGAAAGCAGAGAGCCTGCTGCAGGGaagcgcatgtgtgtgtgtgtgtgtgtgtgtgtgtgtgtgtgtctgcatatgCGCGCACGcgtgtcccccccgcccccccagcagaGAGGAAATGGTTGTTTTTAAGGCTGTTTTTTGTGAGCTGGATGGAGGGCGTAGCCAACTGCAACAAATAGCGGCTGGGCCGCAGCAGCCAGACACTAACAGGATGTGTTTCCTGATAGGAAAGCAGGGAGGCCTTCTGAAGTCCTGCTCCAggaccctcctcccctgccctccccaccttcctttccGAAAGGGAAGGCCAGGGCTGCCAGCCCAGAACAGACCGTGGTCCCACCTGCCTGTCTTGGGCCCGCCAACCTGGCCCTCGGGTACTAGAGCAGCCGCGGAGGCAGGCAtggccccggggcctgggcacAGCTGCGTGCCGCTCAGGGTGGGCAGAGCGCTGGCGGCTGGTCACCCACAGCCATCCTGTTGTCCCCCCAGTGCATGGGTGCCGCGGGCCTGCCCTTGTCGCAGGGCTGCACAGACAGTGCAGGAAATACCTGGGCACGGTGGAGAGGGCCCTGCTTCCAACCCAGACATGGCACATCGGGCCCACACCTGCACAGTTGCCAGGCCAGGGCGTCACCTGGGGGTCCTGGATGGCGGCACAGGTCCCCTGGCGAGGCCTGAGGCCCGAGGGAGTGTGGTTTGTGCTGACTGCATCACCCCAGCCCTTGAGCACGTGTACACTGGGGAGAGGCCGTGCCGCCCGCTGAGACCCCACGCCCAGCCGGGGCCCACAAGCGGCCGTGCACCTCTTTACCAGCACACACACCATGGATGTGTGCAAACCTCATGGGCCCCGAGCTGGCTGCTCATCACCGGACGCCCCCATcgcaggggaggaggctggggtaTGGGGAGGCTGTGCACCTGCCCAGGTCACAGAGGTGGTGAGATAAGCCCAGCTGTGCAACCGGCCTGGTCCCCTCAGCTGGCCTGCCTGCCTGTACCCCACTCACCCCCCGCTTCTGGAACTCCAGAGAGGTCTCGCGACTTTGACACTGAGCCCTGCGCCCTAGAAGCCTTGAGCCTCTTTactttgtgggtttttcatttggggcttttaacttttttttttttttagcttttgcaATACATTTAATGGCAACTGGTAATCAGATTAACAAGTTATCTCAAGTTATTGACGCCTGCTCTAGTGTCATTTCTCAAAAATGATATCTAGAGTCACAGACATCTTCCTCGTAAGATGcatcagaggggcacctgggtggctcagtgggttgagtgtctagctcttggtttcagctcaggccatgatctcagggtcgtggaatcgagccccacatcaggctctgtgctcagcccagaGTTGGCTTGAGAATCTTCCAtcttcctccacccaccccagcccctgcgcATGCATGCTTACGCTCTCTCGtgcactctctcaagtaaataaaaccttaaaaaaaatgcatcataTAAATCAGACTTCATCTATCACCAGTGTTGATAAAACCAGACGCGGGGAAAGAACTAGGTGTGTGGACACataagtgttcttttctttttttttaagattttatttattcatgagagaggcagagacacaggcagaggtagaagtaggctccctgtgcagagcccgatgcgggactcgatccctggaccaaaggcaggtgctcaactgctgagccacccaggtgtcccacatacGTGGTCTTAATTTAGTGAATGTTTACCTGCCCTGATTGTTACAAAATCAGAACAGCAAAAATATTCATGGCCCtccattactttgttttttttttttttttatttacttatgatagagaggggaggggcgcagagacacaggcagagggagaagcaggctccatgcaccgggagcccgacgtgggattcgatcccgggtctccaggatcgcgccctgggccaaaggcaggcgctaaaccgctgcgccacccagggatcccccctccatTACTTTGGATCACTTGTTTGTAGGGGGCTCTGCAACCGCAGCAGGCAAGGTGTGGCTCCCTGCCCCACCAAGCCTGTGTCCCTGAAAGGCAGGGGGTCTTTGGAGAATCATCTTCCCTTCCAGTCCCGGAGGGATCTGGCCTATTTCAGCATTTTTCCCAGCCGAATTTGTAGCAGATGCATCAGCTGAGTTCTTGCTCCCACGTCCTCTCCTTAGCCTGTGTTCCGCTCTCCCGTCTCTGCTCCAGTGTCCTGGGGGCTCCAGGGGGACACCATAGCCCTCTGCACATGGCCCCCTTCTCCCCAGAAGACTAGGACCACTGAGTCCCTAAGCACAGGGTGCAGCGGGTCACCTCCGCAAGGAGGCTCTCCCAACGCCAccaccataatttatttaaatcacttATCTTTGGGGGGGGTCTTTGGTGCCTGCTGGATCAGCTCCATCCAGCTCCCTTGCCAGGTGAGGCCGGGAGGCCCTGCCTACAGAGGAGAGGGGTAACCCCATGTGGGCTCTTCACTCATATGTGACCATGTGACCATGGGGCCCACCTGGACACCAGACCTCCTGAGGGCCCTCCCCGTCCTCCCGAGTTGTGCATGTGGGGCACCGGGCGGGCACAGTGCAGCTGCAACACCGGGGCGCCTGCCCTGTTCCTGCACAGGCAGTGGGGCGGGCAGGAGCTTTGTCTTGGGGCAGAGACGCTTCGGCTGCTCGGTGGACGGGGAAGCCGTGACCC
Coding sequences:
- the TMEM204 gene encoding transmembrane protein 204 isoform X2, with translation MTVQKLVATAVLVALVSLVLNNVAAFTPNWVYQTLEDGRKRSVGLWKSCWLADRARGGPSPGPRPGQAEARDCEALGWGSEAAGFQEARGTVKLQFDMMRACNLVATAALAVGQLTYVLGLTGLSLMSPDSQCWEEAMAAAFQLASTLSSKRHLPPGHHRRRWGAAGEDGPPRLPWPLLLPGPLTLASQSSRSALRLLPA
- the TMEM204 gene encoding transmembrane protein 204 isoform X1, which encodes MTVQKLVATAVLVALVSLVLNNVAAFTPNWVYQTLEDGRKRSVGLWKSCWLADRARGGPSPGPRPGQAEARDCEALGWGSEAAGFQEARGTVKLQFDMMRACNLVATAALAVGQLTYVLGLTGLSLMSPDSQCWEEAMAAAFQLASFVLVIGLVTFYRIGPYTNLSWSCYLNIGACLLATLAAAMLIWNILHRREDCIAPRVIVISRSLTARLRRGLDNEYVESPC